atgtagaatctataaaaaaaataatacacattttatatttcacttTTACGAAATTTTAGTGATGAatcaaaatggtttttttttttgttcgtacTACAACTGTAGGTACTGAGGCTTGAGCCCATACTGTGTGGACTGTTTGAATGAaggtaacaattaaaataaagtacccAGATCcgattgaaatacaaatttgaaattattgaacagcttgttttgtattaaaatagacataatattttattgattgtattgacaactttaaattattttattgaaatgaaaATCAATAAGTGACAGGCAGaagttgtttaaaatttaaatacattttttttttgaacttttatttaaaatatattatattatctgcatAAGATATAACAATTaccaataatcatattttaatagagATACAACTCACAAGATATGGTACTTAATAGACATAGAAAGATGAAAAGAGTGAAATTTTTTGGGGAAAAattcagaattgtttttattagtttaatttatatagaaaggcatataatttaaatgtatgtattttttttttgtatttaagatTTATGCACTTGCGGCATTGAAAtacaatacatacctacattatttgaatgatataaattttataatattttaactatattaatgtatactatcTATACTATAGTACAAATCGGCAATATttggttgtataaaatattatttcatacaacCAATGTCTCAATGtatcattataaatacaaagaaaaatggaatgctttaattttatataattttcttaaaatattaaaataaatattattgttgacaaTTAATGTGTGTTggaatttttgataatatattattatttttatttttgataaaatagtgTGACAAATATGGATGTATAATACAGAATATCATAGTGATACACACATAGACCTATAAACCTAATGGACAGTGCTTAGAGAGAGAGGTCAGGGTACGATACAAAGTAAAAGAGAAAAGATAACGTGGGGGAAATACAGTATTAGTTTCAAAAGTCTATGATTACCCCATTTATGTTCTTTCTCTCTTTTCTCTCTTCGTTCTTTCTCTTATATGATTCCCGTGCAATGAGGGCAGGGCGGAGTGGAATGCGATGTcctttagtttataggtctatggatAGTATGGATATACACCTATTTTAACTCTTGgtctttatacattataacttaaaagtaataatgtggtttttaaaactttataaaatttacaaactaCCATTTTAattcttcattattttttattataatttatacatcgaACATGTGATTAATGaagataatatttgatataaacattattttaatcaataaaaaacacaatatttgtccttatatttatattactatcataGCTTTAATAGTAacaattacttaatataataaaatcaatgcatttaatatttataatattataaaatgtcttaaaatacTACTGATCCAATAGGTTCTGCTCTGATTGCACTCAAATCAATTGAGGAATCCATTGTTTCATCTACTTCACCGATTATGGCACTGAAAAGTTTTcagcaatttattaaaataaaacatacattttcaaccataaacaattataaaatgtatattaagtatattattaaaaaaaaagcatggATAAAAGcccaaattaatataattacaatgatCAGTGACATATCCATGGTGGTGTTTAGGAGGTAGTTACCTCCCCCAAagttgttaaataataacaacattttcattaaaaaattattttcagataaaattcgtcaattaattttaacccccctcaaaaaaaaaaaattctgaatacGCCACTGTACACAATAGCAAAATACAAACTGCCTACtggaatatcaaaatatatagttcaattaattaaagtagataaaaaaattatctatacatttgttaaaaactttcataatattagtagaaCATAAAACACATGAAAAGAATTGAAACACTGatccagtggcgtaattaggaaTTTGACCTGGTGGGgggacatacatttttttacacaaaatattaaattttcaaaaaaaacaaaagatataaaatactaataaaacaaataaggtCATAAACCTTACATAATTAAGTGATAAGTACAATAATTCAATGAAATGCTCGTTGATAgaagaatatttatattttagtacataattatataaataatatatatttcatgtgttctttcatttatttatatttcaattattcttGTTGACGAaaccaatagttttcaaaaactatGTATATTTCAACTGgtaaattgttgttaaaataaataagaatattagcCATTGACCATTGTAAagtgtatatcataatatgtttatcatacatattatattgatatataatacatgtgtTATTCATTCATAATCAAATtacttttaaacataattaagaCAATGTCTCCAAAATTATGTGAATTATTTAATCAACAAtccaaaatatttctataagcTGAAAtcaattggaaaaataaaaataaacattatactaaTTCTATGTTTGAAATAATACTTACACATTGTCACCACGAATGAGATGTAAGCCCAATATAATTTGTTCAACACCTTGATTTGGACTGTATACTCGTTCATGGCTatcatctaaaattatatttatagtttgatCAAAGCCTTTAAGAGTTccctgaataaaaaaaaaaaatgttaataagttttttttatcaaattgtattaaatttattaagcaATAAGTATATTTACCACAAAGTTTCTGCCATCTGACGTTATAATAGAAACAGTATCTGAACAGTATAATAAggaaaatattacttaaatcacTTAATCCAATACCAGGCTACTAActcagtatttataaaattgtacaattcATTCTGATTatgtacaaacaatattattttgctcgTTCTGTAGAGGTACAACGTTTATACTAATAGACGTAtgcagttataaaattatttttaaaacaaaaatatttttagtgtttttcattttgtaaccaaaaatgtaacaatgaattttatgttacataaattatattcaaaggATACGGTTAACATAGCTTTCCAATCCTGAACTCATTGTAATACTTAgaagtataacaaattataatcagTCTTGAAGCTGAAAATAAAACAGCTTTAAGTTATTAAGTAACAATTGTACAAACATACAAATAAACCAATGTaaactaggtacttatagtatcttatagaaatattaaaatataacgcttatacaaatataaatcaattgagtagacaatataaaactattatatagatatttcagtatttcacttACAAGTGGTCAAAAACCGACTGagaagaaaagtacaaaaatttgtaattaattaaatgggaaattaatttaacaaaagcATAACAATTaggaaataactaattataaaaaattgaaaccggCAAAAGaacaataacattaaacatGTAATGCACTGTCTTCATACACAAAATCAAATCGCGGTTTACTTGTTTTTCGGCGTTAGAATGATAAGAATGGacattatcattttatcacTGTTGTCACCATCGGCACAGTAACCTGTAACCAAGTAATACCACAgcatagtaaatagtaattaaaatctattttagaattttgtcaATCGTCATGaatattcaatttcaatattatgtagtattatgAACCAAACCGTCCAAACCAAATTCCAAATGAtacccataaattataatttcatggtcatgaatttaaaatttaaatattaagatctTTATTCAAGGGGCCTCTCCAACAAAATATGTCGTAAATTAGGCGAGTGACCCCCCCGCCTCACCAACACTTAAATTGCACCTATTATGTCTTAAACCAAAcgatttatacgttttataatgataaaataataaaataatgttcataTATGTCCTAAATGTATGTAACATTATAATGGTAAAAGcgaacgaatataatatattggtacttACTACTTGGTTAACACTAAACACTAATCGTAGATAGTTCAAACAACAACAGTTACTGTTTTCGACTTGTCCTACTTTTGATCTAGTTTACACTATTTCTGAACGAATTTCGAAAGGCAGCGACTTACGACAGTTGCTCTTGTATAAAAAAGCCAACGATAATACTTGATGGAAATCGTGGTGGTTATAAATATCTGTAGAACGAAATATGTAGACTGTCACAATctatttgtagtttaaaattctGGAAATTTTAGTTTGAACTCtttagtatatacctaggtactgtacatttttttctaaacttttttctagttttctaaaatgcatttgcctgcgggcgcctaCATCTccctttcaatatttttttatgaatttgacTCTATATAGttgatttatttgtatagaCTCGATCATTGATAACCTGGTGCCCTGGTCTATGAATAATCCTTCTTTAATGaactaattattttgaatattatttcaaattaaacattattgatGACTATAAATTGCAATCACATACATTGACCCGAGCaggagtatttaatatatttttttttttatatttattaaatttcatccatttatttacattttctaataCATTAAAGAAACGGGGATAGACTTCTGATCataattattcgattattttaatgtaaacaatacctagtataatatgcGATAGTAGTCAAAATGTACTGATGTATTTAGCCTTCAGCTTATTATGATATTCAgtatcatttttagattctgagtggaatgatgaatgtattgattttacaatgatgtgtgttttttttttttttagattctgagtggaacgatgaatgtattgattttacaatgatgtgtgtttttttttttatttttgtgtctgtcatcacgttttaggacagtaaaagtgcttggattttcttcaacagtaccttttctgataggaaagtgaatctagttggtactttggggggttaaaagtacaatttttccagtagttttcaaaagcgccgtgaaaaacaaaagaaaaattaaggaaaaacgaaaaaagtgtaaaaaattaatacaaggctcctgatatattattacaatagcagttgaaaaatattaaaaatacataggcataatttttttctaaaagcatttaaaaatcaaattttgacaaaatttatcaaatttaaaattgaataattatttcgtagttaaaaaattataaaattttcatcttttatatctaaggattgaaaatttaaaacaagattccacgtaaatatttaactctgttaccaaaaattctaagaaatacattagcacagtttatttttatagtcattttaagttcaaatttggacgaaattacatattaaaaaacctggaataaatattttacttattttgttatgattgtataatattatttgtgggtacttgaaacttctaaagtattctattatatatctatgatagtatcacggtttgttgttaatgtttaacgcgttacctgatggatattgtgatatgattaatttggaatttattattaatacctattataggtcaatttttttttaatactatagataagtcagtctaggtattagacataccgtatgtctaatacctagactgactaaccgtctccgctcagaatcgtttttcttatacagtgatattatatcattgaattcaaatttaatactatccattatacagagacccacttgtaacctactgtacagcagagcgacatccacttacccaccttttttttttttgcttttttaaatctatattctatTTGCCTTCAGGCGCCCACATGCCCCtccaatttgtttttctttcattttactctatttcaattttttgtatacctaaatgATTTTACATGGGCCAGCTATACCTGAGAGTACTCTGAATACCTTTGtacttttcatataatttaaaaatctggtGGTGTAAACTGCAGTCTTTTCAGAGAATACctacatactaattaattttataggattCTCCAACAAAGATACTGCGATATCTGTTGGACATAAACATGTCGTTAAGCTACTTCAACTttccaacaaacaaaataatgcaGATAATCATCAACAAAAAATGTGATATGTGGTGGGAATGGAGCCCACCCAGCAACAAAAGTAATTACCTGTAGGGATTGTTTGAGGTCCATTTAAATGGACCACATTTCAGGTTAGTTTAGGTTCAATACCTTTAAAAGTCTATctagaactaaaattaaatttaaaaaaaaactaaataatacaaatttattttttattaagtttgcTATAAAGTACTGagatattaataaactattattatacagtttaataaattaatcaatttaaatttttaacaaatatttaagaaaCATCAATTAAACCACTTGTTTTAATACATTGAAACTTAAGCTATACAGGAAGTCCAGATGCTTTGTCACTCAACAGTttctgtttgaaaataaaaccaaattaataattattatacatataatatgtaaacatggATTATCATTAGTTTCATCTTGAAAATACATACTTTTATTATGGGAGTAGATTGACAAATTGTAAGTCCTACATTACGTATTAATGTTGTAATAGCAGGTGGAACTAAATTGTTTTTGCttccatacattttttgaatgcCATCAACAcctaacataataggtacattatgacGCTGTGCTGcagtttgataatttaaaagtgCATTCAGATCTCCTaagtggaaaatataatatacattttaaaatcagtatttttagataatactaACTAAATACTACAAATAGTATAACAAACCAATATCGGCGCCTGTTAATACTGATTGGTTAAGTTGATTACTTAATTCAGTAACATCACTAAAGCCCAAATTAACACCTTGCCCAGCTAAAGGGTGTATTCTGTGTGCAGCATCTCTAAGGTAAATATTGAGTAAgctaattcaaatttatacataaaagattatttttaaaaaattgaactattattTACCCAACTAAAGCAACACGCTGACCAACATATTGACACGCGTGTCCAAAGCCTAATGGGAATGATGCTCTACTATCTTTTATTACACCAACGACAATTGGTggaatagattttatttttttgctttgtttattttcatcatTTGACTGGCAGTATTTATTGAGTACGTTGGCCAATATATGAGCTGCATCGTCAGCTAATAGTAAGCTACTATTATTTGATTCTTTTTCTTCCTAATccatatataatagtttataaaacaattgatagttatacatttaactattttaaaatgtaccgaTAAACTGTCATTTAAAGcatcaataaattcattgtcACTCAACTCTGCTAAGCGATTTGCTTCTTCATAACTTGTAGTCCATACTAGCGAACATGTTTTATCATCCAACTGTTTTTTGATAGTACAAATCaaagtattaaaacatttaaatcattcttataagttataacattgaatataaaataaatattagtatttataatcaaacagtcaattatataaattataataaacttgatTGGTAACTCACGGGTAATAGAGCCACTGGACCTAACTGAGCAAATTTTTGCCAAGCAACGTGTCCTTTATAGATATTATCCTGAAATACacgatttattaaataacatcgacagtaaataactttatatagttcattatttaaaataatttacttcatCAGACTGTATATGTAAAGTTGCTACGACTGCACGTTGACCATATTCCCAACCAATATACTGCTGACCACTAATAGCTGAACGTACTTTAGAACCATATCCATCTGAGCCAATCTGCAAATGAggacaaattaattttactattattacattttttcaagttgaatatacagtatatttcaCCCACTAAGAGACTAGTTTCAAAGGAAATTTCTCCATTAGCCACTTTAACAGTAGCCAAATCTCTATGGGAATCAGACAAATTACATTGATTAACTCGCGTATCataatttacagtaatattttgctcttcgttaatttttttgtacaggGCTCCAAGAATAGTGTCGTTTTCAACAATATATGCTAAATCCTTAACATTATCAAATGCTAACACATTATTGATACCACCGCTTCTACCTGCACCAGAATTccaaatctaaaatgtaaatcaagTAGTATAGAAAATgtcttttttcatttgtttttaaaatactcacTCGCATTTCTTTGACTGCATTATTACGTCCTAAATCTTCAATAATTTGCCAAGCTCCAATCGATTGTAAAAGTCGAACACTCGACTTGCTCACAGCAGAGACTCTATTACTGTAAAGCTTGTCGAGTGTATTTTTCTTGGCGGACAAATCATATTCTTTACGATTTGGACCTCCTTCTAATAGGAGAATAGACATACCACGTAACGCAGATTCTTTAgctaaaatgtaattacaattaaatatcgataaaattcaCTTTATTGTGAAGGATTAAAggaataattacataatttgcaGGCCATAGCACAGCCCACCATGCCACCGCCAGCTATAACGATATCGTAGTACTTTTTACTTGAATAATTTGCGACATTACCCAGGGACAAATAAAATCGGTTGGCAGATGAGTTTAATGACAACATGTTTGTCATCAGATGTGTGCGCGAAGAAGATATAAAAATCAATCtttggtacatttttttcaactagcaCATAAATAGATGTTTTAAAATAGTGtcatcaaaaatgtaaaactataacACAGTTGGCAGTGTGATCACATGACACGAAGAAAGTTATGTAAACAAATGAGTCacaagtaaaatgtttaaatgaaactaaacaaaatatcttattctataaaatgattaatagttcgtaaaataatattataacaaaaatattattatagttgatattttatcaaatatattaaattaatattggaaCGAAGATGGTGTCAGCACTTCAGAGTAAGTTAATTATTGGCCAATGCAAtatgactttattataattacatttaaaagcatttaaattttaaataatatctaactatCAATTAGAATGGAATATTAAGAAATTAGTGATTAGAATTATACTCGAGTAAACAAGGTAGACCGATATGAATCCCCcttgaaaataaatgaaaagtaGTATGACGTACAAAACCCGCCGAGATatctattatcattgattataaatactagtcaATGCTAttatcaaatactttgaaattatCACAGATATCAAGGTGGATTGATATCAATCCACCTTGACAGATATAAAATTTCTCTGTggaaattatcaatttaaagcACGGTTGTAGATATATCTTACTTAAAACGGTATTAAACACGGTCTTTACACGGTCTTAAACCGTGATTTAAAGTCATAGATATATagaacaactagatagccgtctttgtACTACGGTGGTGGCCAATATTGAAGTCAGCCGCCATTTACAAaacaggcaatgtttacatttattttacatttatttatatacatatatatttatctatacatatatactatgataatattattttgtaagcattacctgctttgtaaatggcggccgacttccatgacaagaaggagacggctatctagtttgttgtatatatctatgtttaaagtatttgatattatcacagaattgatataaaatactatatctgTGGATATTATAGAGATAATAACATGGAACCCGCGATTATAAACACGGTCTTAGAATATAAGGTCAGGCAAGTTTCGATAGAGACACACGCTTTTATAAAGATGAAACCTCGGATAAAAAGAACTTTTATCCGTGTattgaacattattttcattaatgttCTATGAagtatgataataacaatatttggaGTTATTATCACTGAACTATAGATGAAATAGGTTGTTGACATTTcgtcaaggtggatatatatcgACATTGGAGCTTGGGAGTTGGGTTTCATCTGTTCTGTGAACAGACCAGTATACTATACACAAATATCTGAGAGTACAATAGAAATCTGTGAGTAATTCACGGCTAAAGATAGATCGTCTACAGAATCTGTGATAATATGACCACagacaataatatcatagaacaataggTATGACTATTTaacatattgttaaaaaagctagtacataaataaaataaatacataatgacattatactgtaattttatcacgcaataataatataaatatgatgttttaatcatttgtttttaaattattgctgttgcattattaatatttataataataatacaaacataatttacaattataattaatatgtgttatattttattcatgttgAAAATTAcatcttttgaaaataaatttgtataataactccttataataaatacttaggcaatataatatgcagtattgCGGTTACTACCTTATCAGAAAGCGATAAAAAATATGAGCTCATAGATagccataatttttttatctttattaattacattatataatttatattgtaaacattgtaaaccgattaatttattaattataaacaatatacattattgtccatttgtcatattatatcacTCACGGGTTAAGAATTAAGATTTGGttcgtattatttaaaatttatactaTTCACGCCTAACTCCAGTATATCGTTGAATGTGTAAACTATGACCgacaaaaagtaatttaattgttaCCAATTTgaatcaataatttaagtatattatacgaattccgttttttttataaatttttgtggTGACATAAGAATCGGCGGTGACGATACTCCAAAggtgtttatattaattatttatttataaatacattataaatcataataggtacatttaacgtATCAAAAAAACTAACAGTCCAATATCTTAgctaggtattattttaaaatatttattttctcgaTAGTCAACTAGACTTATCTGGTTATAGCTGATGGCGTATATTAAACCTTAGTTTTATCTCATAGACTTACACAACGATGAAGTGCACTCAATGaatgttaatatataagtatatattttttttttcagaattgaTTTTCCAATTTTGTAACCGCATATTTCATGAGTTTAAATAAACCAGAAAAGATGCCTTCGTTGGACGCAAATGTCGTGAAAATAGCGGTTGAGATGGAATCTGAAAATCCACAACTTAAAGAATTCAATCAAAAGATACCACTAACCAACATAATCCAGGACTTGTGTAGTGGTTGGGACTTAACTGACCCTGAACAATATGCATTGAAATTTTCCGAGAAAACCAACCAAAACTATGTCACTGAAAAAAATAGGAATGAAATCAAAAATGGTTCTGTATTGAGACTTGCATTTTCTCCTTCAAAGATTGCATATGACATTCTGCAGACACTTCATTCTGAAAGTGCTGATGACAAAAATGAAAGAACTTCTGCCCTGCAAAAGTTAGCAGAATGCAGTACTGATATAACGTTTGCTCTTGAATTCATTAATAAACAAGGATTGGCTCTGATTATTAGCTTAATTGAAAGAGGTATaacataactaataattatattatgtttgccgTTAAGaacttatatatttcaataattttttcgtTTCAGGTAAATGTCAAGGAGCAATGTTAGCTAATGCACTAGCTTCATTTGTCGAGTTAATGGACCATGGAATTGTTTCTTGGGATATTTTAGAAACTCCATTTATTAATATGGTTGCCAGCTATGTTAATAATCAAACATCTAGGCCACAGGAAGCAAAAGTTGTTCAATCTTCACTATCCATATTAGAAAGTATTGTTCTAAACAGTTCTGCTAAGTATGGTCAAGTAGAAAAAGAAGTAGGATTCCCAAACCTTGTACTACGTCTTGAAAATCAAAACCCCATCATTCAACAAAATGCACTTTCTTTGATAAATGCTTTATTTTTGAAAGCTGATCcagctaaaagaaaaattattgctAGTACCTTATGTACTAAACAAGTCCGCAATGTTATACtacaaaatatcatacaaaCATCATCTGGTGAAGTTGGATCTGAAATGGCTCACCAACTTTATGTTATGCAAACATTATGTTTTGGACTGCTTGAAGAAAGAATGAATACCAAAATGGACCCACAAGATCAAGATGCTCACGAAAAAATTAAGGTGAGCAtccattcattatttttattaagtagttaatttacagtacattttaattttaatttattttcaaatttaggaATTGCGTAAGATTGCATTTGAATTGGATACAATTAGTGGTGGAGATGCTAGTCGACGACAACTTAGTCCATTCACCAAAGATTATAAAAAACTGGGCTTTAAATACGACATAAACCCTGCATTGGATTTTACAGAGACTCCACCCGGAATGTTAGCTTTAGATTGTATGGTATATTTTGCTCGTAATCATGTTGATGCGTATACAAAAGTAAGAATTCTAAACTATCTAagccacaaaaaaaataatattttaacagattgttttatattaattttaggtcGTTCTAGAAAATTCATGTAGAGCGGATGAACATGAATGTCCTTTTGGCCGATCATCTGTTGAATTAGTACGCTTACTTTGTAACATACTTAGAATTGGCGAACTTCCCAGTGAACAAACTACTAcgtatcatcaaatattttttagccaTGATCATCCTTTCCATgaattatattgtgtttgtatTGTATTACTAAATAAAACATGGAAGGAAATGAGAGCAACAACGGAAGATTTTgtcaaagtaaaattaaaaaactgctaatatgtattatttatcttcatgcaattgtattatatatattaggttataatctttgttttttttctaggtATTAAGTGTTGTACGGGAACAAATCACTAGGGCTTTAGGCTCACAACCAGCCAATTTAGAAAAACTACGACAAAAATTATCTACTCTCACTTATTCTGAAATAACTAATCTATGGCAACAAGAACGTACTTCTAGGGAACAATGGGAGAGCCACGCTCGTCCTATAGTGCAACTTAAAGAGTTAGTTACACCCGAAATTGTGcaacttattaaaaaacaacGCCTCAACTACATGGTTGATGGGACTCGATTTACTAAATATTCACAACGTGGACAGGTTAACGaatcatagaataaaatataaatcataaatttacaaacttattatttttttttagagagtTAAAGATAAATTTTGGTTTGTAAGATTATCACAAAACCACAAAGTTTTGCACTATGGTGATTGTGATGATAAAAGTGTCCCTACAATTGAAGAACTTCCAAATAAGTTGGGAGTGGTTGATATCAAAGCATTGCTTACTGGTAAAGACTGTCCTCATATGAAAGATGCcaagtaaatttataaacattaaatataattgaaatgagttaataattttatattaatagagGCCGGAAATCCACACATCAACTTGCTTTTTCATTGACTTTGGATTCTGTGGAAATGACGCCTCTTTATTTTGTTGCTCCGGATGAAATGGTTTATGATTATTGGGTTGATGGAATAAATGCATTactaggtaaataaaattatacatgtatatacagtTAAAGTTTAAATCATCGACCTCTATCCCTCTATGTGACCTAGAATATGATCCTCCTgagtaaaaaagtataaatatttcaaatgtttaaccttttatattgatttatattaaaattacaaatttgacataaatatatgaaataaatgtgTACTACTATGTACCAAATTTATCAACTAGAAAtactatgttattttaataacgtaatatcttatacatattatgtttttggtgATAACAGGGTTTTTATTTCAACAGTGATAAATTAACACTattaaactaatacaaattaagaatggtctattttatatactcagaggataatatatatttataca
This portion of the Acyrthosiphon pisum isolate AL4f chromosome A1, pea_aphid_22Mar2018_4r6ur, whole genome shotgun sequence genome encodes:
- the LOC100162972 gene encoding U6 snRNA-associated Sm-like protein LSm8, whose protein sequence is MSSGLESYVNHTVSIITSDGRNFVGTLKGFDQTINIILDDSHERVYSPNQGVEQIILGLHLIRGDNVAIIGEVDETMDSSIDLSAIRAEPIGSVVF
- the LOC100165758 gene encoding ubiquinone biosynthesis monooxygenase COQ6, mitochondrial isoform X2, producing the protein MYQRLIFISSSRTHLMTNMLSLNSSANRFYLSLGNVANYSSKKYYDIVIAGGGMVGCAMACKLSKESALRGMSILLLEGGPNRKEYDLSAKKNTLDKLYSNRVSAVSKSSVRLLQSIGAWQIIEDLGRNNAVKEMRIWNSGAGRSGGINNVLAFDNVKDLAYIVENDTILGALYKKINEEQNITVNYDTRVNQCNLSDSHRDLATVKVANGEISFETSLLIGSDGYGSKVRSAISGQQYIGWEYGQRAVVATLHIQSDEDNIYKGHVAWQKFAQLGPVALLPLDDKTCSLVWTTSYEEANRLAELSDNEFIDALNDSLSEEKESNNSSLLLADDAAHILANVLNKYCQSNDENKQSKKIKSIPPIVVGVIKDSRASFPLGFGHACQYVGQRVALVGDAAHRIHPLAGQGVNLGFSDVTELSNQLNQSVLTGADIGDLNALLNYQTAAQRHNVPIMLGVDGIQKMYGSKNNLVPPAITTLIRNVGLTICQSTPIIKKLLSDKASGLPV
- the LOC100160949 gene encoding engulfment and cell motility protein 1, yielding MSLNKPEKMPSLDANVVKIAVEMESENPQLKEFNQKIPLTNIIQDLCSGWDLTDPEQYALKFSEKTNQNYVTEKNRNEIKNGSVLRLAFSPSKIAYDILQTLHSESADDKNERTSALQKLAECSTDITFALEFINKQGLALIISLIERGKCQGAMLANALASFVELMDHGIVSWDILETPFINMVASYVNNQTSRPQEAKVVQSSLSILESIVLNSSAKYGQVEKEVGFPNLVLRLENQNPIIQQNALSLINALFLKADPAKRKIIASTLCTKQVRNVILQNIIQTSSGEVGSEMAHQLYVMQTLCFGLLEERMNTKMDPQDQDAHEKIKELRKIAFELDTISGGDASRRQLSPFTKDYKKLGFKYDINPALDFTETPPGMLALDCMVYFARNHVDAYTKVVLENSCRADEHECPFGRSSVELVRLLCNILRIGELPSEQTTTYHQIFFSHDHPFHELYCVCIVLLNKTWKEMRATTEDFVKVLSVVREQITRALGSQPANLEKLRQKLSTLTYSEITNLWQQERTSREQWESHARPIVQLKELVTPEIVQLIKKQRLNYMVDGTRFTKYSQRGQRVKDKFWFVRLSQNHKVLHYGDCDDKSVPTIEELPNKLGVVDIKALLTGKDCPHMKDAKGRKSTHQLAFSLTLDSVEMTPLYFVAPDEMVYDYWVDGINALLGNKMTSKEAENDLETLLSMEIKLRLLDAEGVGVDIPQDPPPVPADPPNYEFCYDFK
- the LOC100165758 gene encoding ubiquinone biosynthesis monooxygenase COQ6, mitochondrial isoform X1, which encodes MYQRLIFISSSRTHLMTNMLSLNSSANRFYLSLGNVANYSSKKYYDIVIAGGGMVGCAMACKLSKESALRGMSILLLEGGPNRKEYDLSAKKNTLDKLYSNRVSAVSKSSVRLLQSIGAWQIIEDLGRNNAVKEMRIWNSGAGRSGGINNVLAFDNVKDLAYIVENDTILGALYKKINEEQNITVNYDTRVNQCNLSDSHRDLATVKVANGEISFETSLLIGSDGYGSKVRSAISGQQYIGWEYGQRAVVATLHIQSDEDNIYKGHVAWQKFAQLGPVALLPLDDKTCSLVWTTSYEEANRLAELSDNEFIDALNDSLSEEKESNNSSLLLADDAAHILANVLNKYCQSNDENKQSKKIKSIPPIVVGVIKDSRASFPLGFGHACQYVGQRVALVGDAAHRIHPLAGQGVNLGFSDVTELSNQLNQSVLTGADIGDLNALLNYQTAAQRHNVPIMLGVDGIQKMYGSKNNLVPPAITTLIRNVGLTICQSTPIIKVCIFKMKLMIIHVYILYV